The Terriglobales bacterium sequence TCAGGTTTGCCGGCGGGCGTTAGCGCCAGCTTCGGAACCAATCCAACCACCTCGACCAGTGCTGTGACGTTCACTGCGAGTTCCACAGCGGCCACTGGAACTGCGTCGGTAACCATCACAGGGACCTCCGGCTCACTCACTCACAACACCACGATCTCGCTCACGGTGAATGCGTCGTCAACTCCCGACTTCTCGCTCTCCGCCTCGCCTGCGAGCTTAACGGTCAAGCAGGGCACCAGCGGCAGCAGCACGATCACGGTAAACCCGTCGGGTGGCTTCACCGGATCGGTAACGCTGTCTAACTCCGCTCTGCCCAGCGGCGTGACGGCTTCGTTCGGAACCAATCCAACCACATCCACCAGCGTTCTGACCTTCACAGCCAGCAGCACCGCTACCACCGGGACCAGCACCATCACGGTCACGGGAACATCAGGATCGCTGACCCACACGACAACCGTATCGCTGACCATCAGCTCGGCCGCGGCGCAGCAGCTCATTGTCAATCCCGGCTTTGAGAACGGGACCGCTCCGTGGAGTCTGACTGCCGGCGTGCTTAACAACTCCTCGCAAGAACCGCCTCACAGCGGAGCATGGGATGCCTGGCTCGACGGTTACGGTACCACCCATCAGGATACGGCCACTCAGACGGTGACCATTCCGTCGTCTGCAACCACCGCGACGTTGAGTTTCTGGCTGCACATTGACACCGCGGAAACCACAACCACAAGTATGTTTGACACTCTCCGTATCCAGGTGTTGAACAGTTCGAACACCGTGCTGGCGACGCTGGGAGTGTTCTCCAACCTGAATCATGCTGCCGGATACCAGCAGCACTCCTTCAGTATGAGCAATTTCAAGGGGCAGACTGTCAAGATCCGCTTCCTTGGCATGGAGGATTCAAGCCTGCAAACCTCATTCGTGATTGACGACGTAGCGTTAAACGTCCAATAGCGTGTGAGCAAATCGTGAATCGTCCGGGGCCGGCAATAGGCCCCGGTTTTTTTGTTCGCCGGATGCCCCGACAAACCGGGGTGCCCCATTCGCGCGAAGCGCGTGTGGGGTTTTGTCTTTAAATCCGTGCTCATCCGTGCTGGAATTTTCAGATGAGCGTATTCTTCCGGATACTCTATGCCAAACCGTTCACACAAGGCGGCCACATCGTGAAGATCACTGTCCCGAATATCAATACAATAGATTGAGACGACACACAGGAGGAAAAATCCATGGCCGACTCAGTAGTGGAAGCCCTGATCCTCGATCTCCTTGAGTGGCTGGCAATACGCGAGAGGAGCTACGAAGAAGTGATGGACGCCTGGCGCACATCATGTCCCAAACTCCCGGTTTGGGAAGATGCCAATGATCGTGGACTTGTCATGAGGGATGAAGCCAACGGACGCTGTGTCGTTAGGACTACATCATCCGGCCGCGCCTTACTTGAGCAGCGCAGACCTCTCCAAGCCTCAGCTAACCGCCAATATGCACCATTGTCCGCGAAGGAGGAATGAAATCCGCTTCGCCAATGTGGTGGCGAGCTTCTTTTTTCTGGATTACGGATTCAATAAAAGCGGCCAGTTGTTCGTCGGAGGCGCCACGCTGCATCTGGCCGACGAGGTCGTGGTCAAAGAGGGAAAAGAGGCAGGTGCGGATCTTGCCGTCGGAGGTCAGGCGCACGCGGCTACAGTGTCCGCAAAAAGGATGCGAAACGGGAGCGATGATGCCGATCTCTCCCACTCCGTCGTCGAAGCGATAACGGCGCGCGGTCTCGCTGTAACCGTTCGGGATTTCCACCAGCGGACGAAATTCCTTCATGCGTTCCAGAATTTCATCGAGCGTGACCACGATCTGCGGCGACCAGACGCGGTCTTCCTCGAGCGGCATGAATTCGATGAAGCGCAGCACTACGCCTTCGTCACGGGCGAACTTGCCGAAGGCGACAATCTGGTCGTCGTTGAATCCGCGCAGCAGAACGCAATTCACCTTCACCGGATCGAGTCCGGCTTTTTTTGCAGAACGGATGCCGGCCAGTACATTGTCGAATCCATTCGACACACGCGTAATGCGCGCGAACTTCGCCGGATCAACCGCGTCCATGCTCACGGTCACGCGGCGCAATCCAGCGTCTTTGAGCGGCTGCGCCAAGTCTGCCAGCAGGTGGCCGTTGGTAGTGATGGCGGTGTCAATGGTCTCGCCTTTGTGTTCACCGTGCTGAATGCGAAGCTGCGCCACCTGGCGAACGAAATCGGTGAGATGCGGGCGCAGCAGCGGCTCACCGCCGGTGATGCGGATTTTTTCAACTCCCAAATCCACAAAAATACGGGCCAGCCGCAGGTAATCGGCGAGCGGCAACTCCGCATAGAGTGCGCCTTCGTTGCCGGTGCGGCAATAAACGCACTTGTAGTTGCAGCGGTCGGTGACCGAGATGCGCAGGTCGGTAATGGCGCGTCCGAATTTGTCGGTCAATCGCATAAGAAGAAGCTGCTGGCTCCTGCCGCGAAAGTAAGAAGGAGGAAATAGGAAGTACGAAGTAAAATTCAGGCCGCAATCAAACGCCTACTTCGAACTTCTTGCTCCGTACTTCTTACTTCATGAGCAGAAGCTAGGAGCTTTTTCAATGGAAGGAAACATCGCTGGCAGGTGTAAAACACATGGCCAAGACACAGACGATGGTTTCCTTTCCAAAAAAGCAACGGGAGGCGCAAGGTTTCCCTTTACACCCTTGGAGTTCGGCAACACAACCTCGCGGGCTGCAAGCTGAACTCACCGCCACCGCAGCCCTGGTATGCCGTAGGCCGCGGCGGTCGGAAACATCAGTTCAATTATAGATGCACAAAGGCGGGAAGGGAGACACTCTATTTAACGACGACAGCTTACGGCGTCGAGGCCTTGGGTTGGCGGTTGATCTCGCTCAGCAGTCCCTTCATGCGGGTTTCCAGAATCACCTGCCGGATGCGGGGCCGATCGAGCGGCGGCCACATTTCACTGATGGTCTTCCAGGCGTCCTGACCGCGTCCGCCATAGAGGTAGTTGAGGGCAATTTCCAGGATCGCGGCCTTGGCGCGCAGCAGTTGGATCTCCTTAGGGTCGCGCGGATCTCCGCTTCCCCCGCCTCCTCCGCCATGCCCGCCGCCGGGTTTGTTGGAGTCATCGCCCTCGACTTTGACCATGTCTTCCACGACGCTGCGCGGAAGTCCATCGCGGGCCTGGGTAATCTCGCGCTGATAGTCATCCCAGAACAGGTTGCTGACGTTGTAGATGTTGGCGCCCTTCATGCGAAAAAACACCAGCGGCGTAGGAGAATCAGCATGCGCAAAGTTTTCCACGCCGTCAAAAGCGTTGTCGCGCCCCCAGATTTCAACTTTGCCGTCGCCCAGGCGGTCTTCAAAGGTCAGAGGAACGGAGGTCGTAATCTGGCGCAGCAGCCCCGGGGGATCTCCTAACGACACGATGTAGTAATTCCAGCAACACTCGTCTTTCTTGGGATGCGACTC is a genomic window containing:
- the moaA gene encoding GTP 3',8-cyclase MoaA, whose protein sequence is MRLTDKFGRAITDLRISVTDRCNYKCVYCRTGNEGALYAELPLADYLRLARIFVDLGVEKIRITGGEPLLRPHLTDFVRQVAQLRIQHGEHKGETIDTAITTNGHLLADLAQPLKDAGLRRVTVSMDAVDPAKFARITRVSNGFDNVLAGIRSAKKAGLDPVKVNCVLLRGFNDDQIVAFGKFARDEGVVLRFIEFMPLEEDRVWSPQIVVTLDEILERMKEFRPLVEIPNGYSETARRYRFDDGVGEIGIIAPVSHPFCGHCSRVRLTSDGKIRTCLFSLFDHDLVGQMQRGASDEQLAAFIESVIQKKEARHHIGEADFIPPSRTMVHIGG